Proteins encoded within one genomic window of Pantoea sp. CCBC3-3-1:
- a CDS encoding thermonuclease family protein, whose protein sequence is MKIFTLLTFTIAISSPSFLIAAELSGKVTRVLDGDTIEVLQDKTPVRVRLANIDAPEKRQPFGSWASKQLKSLIAGQPVTVTYTQKDRYGRVIGRVFTTNGTESNRFMVQSGAAWVYDHFNTDTSLPSLQRDAQKQKRGLWADSQPVPPWEWRHSH, encoded by the coding sequence ATGAAAATATTCACCTTATTAACATTCACAATCGCCATATCGTCACCCTCTTTTCTGATCGCAGCGGAATTAAGCGGCAAAGTAACGCGCGTTCTCGACGGCGACACCATTGAGGTATTACAGGATAAAACACCTGTTAGAGTTCGCCTTGCTAACATCGATGCGCCGGAAAAGAGACAGCCCTTTGGGAGCTGGGCCAGTAAACAACTTAAAAGCCTGATAGCTGGGCAGCCTGTTACCGTGACATATACGCAAAAAGACCGCTACGGACGTGTGATCGGGCGCGTATTCACGACGAACGGCACGGAGTCAAACCGCTTTATGGTGCAATCCGGGGCTGCATGGGTGTATGACCACTTCAACACAGATACTTCCTTGCCTTCTCTGCAACGGGATGCTCAGAAGCAAAAGCGTGGCCTGTGGGCTGACAGTCAACCAGTGCCCCCGTGGGAGTGGCGTCACAGTCATTAA
- a CDS encoding type IV secretory system conjugative DNA transfer family protein — translation MSLKLPDKAQWAFIILIMCLVAYYAGSVAIYFFNHKTPLYIWKHYASMLLWRVMIDSSVKSEIRLTSVYSLLSGLLASLAAPVFIIWKINQDDAPLFGDAKFASDADLKKSKLLKWERENDTDILVGRYKGKYLWYTAPDFVSLGAGTRAGKGAAIGIPNMLVKKHSIIALDPKQELWKITSKVREIVLRNKVYLLDPFNTKTHQCNPLFYVDLKAESGAKDLLKLVEILFPSFGLTGAEAHFNNLAGQYWTGLAKLLHFFINFAPEWIDEFRIKPVFSIGTVVDLYGNIDREQVLSNRETFEELVQGNETARYHLQDALTKIREYHETEDEQRSSVDGSFRKKMSLFYLPTVRKCTDGNDFDLRQMRREDITVYVGVNAEDMILAYDFLNLFFNLVVEVTLRENPDFDPTLKHDCLLFLDEFPSIGYMPIIKKGSGYIAGYKLKLLTIYQNISQLNEIYGTEGAKTLMSAHPCRVIYAVSEEDDAKKISEKLGYITTKSKGSSKTSGKATSRSNSESEAQRALVLPQELGTLAFSEEMIILKGENPVKAEKALYYLDPYFMDRLMLVSPKLTALTASINKTNNIFGVKGIKYPSKEKMLSVGELESEVLL, via the coding sequence ATGTCTTTAAAACTCCCCGATAAGGCACAGTGGGCTTTTATAATACTGATAATGTGTTTAGTGGCTTACTATGCAGGTTCGGTAGCAATATACTTTTTTAATCATAAGACGCCTCTTTATATATGGAAGCATTACGCTTCTATGCTTTTGTGGCGGGTGATGATTGACAGTAGCGTTAAAAGCGAAATCAGGCTGACATCAGTTTATTCTTTATTGTCGGGGTTACTGGCATCGTTAGCTGCTCCTGTTTTTATAATCTGGAAAATCAACCAAGACGATGCTCCTTTGTTTGGTGATGCTAAGTTTGCCAGCGATGCAGATTTAAAAAAATCAAAGTTATTAAAATGGGAAAGGGAAAATGATACTGATATTCTCGTTGGGCGTTATAAAGGAAAATATCTTTGGTATACGGCTCCCGATTTTGTTTCTCTGGGCGCGGGAACGCGAGCAGGTAAAGGGGCTGCAATCGGCATCCCTAACATGCTTGTCAAAAAACACTCAATAATTGCTCTAGATCCTAAGCAAGAGCTATGGAAAATCACCAGTAAAGTCAGGGAAATCGTACTAAGAAATAAAGTTTATCTTCTCGACCCGTTCAATACCAAAACACATCAGTGTAATCCACTTTTCTATGTGGATTTGAAGGCCGAAAGTGGAGCAAAAGACTTACTCAAACTGGTTGAAATCCTTTTCCCTTCTTTTGGTTTGACAGGGGCAGAGGCTCACTTTAACAACTTAGCCGGACAGTACTGGACAGGCCTGGCTAAACTCCTCCACTTTTTTATAAATTTTGCGCCTGAGTGGATTGATGAGTTTAGAATCAAGCCTGTCTTTTCAATTGGTACTGTTGTTGATTTATACGGCAATATTGACCGTGAGCAGGTATTGAGCAACCGTGAGACTTTTGAAGAACTTGTGCAGGGAAACGAAACAGCCCGGTATCATTTACAGGATGCTCTTACCAAAATCAGGGAGTATCACGAAACCGAGGATGAACAACGGTCAAGCGTAGACGGTTCTTTCAGGAAAAAAATGAGCCTCTTTTATCTGCCTACCGTTCGTAAATGTACGGATGGTAATGACTTTGATTTACGCCAGATGAGAAGAGAAGACATTACTGTCTATGTAGGGGTTAACGCGGAAGATATGATACTAGCGTATGACTTTCTAAACCTGTTCTTTAACTTAGTGGTAGAGGTTACGCTAAGAGAAAATCCTGATTTCGACCCTACATTAAAACATGACTGTTTATTGTTTCTCGATGAGTTCCCTTCAATTGGCTACATGCCGATAATCAAAAAAGGTTCCGGCTATATAGCTGGCTACAAACTGAAGTTATTAACCATCTATCAAAACATCAGCCAGCTAAATGAGATATACGGAACGGAGGGGGCTAAAACTCTCATGAGCGCGCATCCATGCCGTGTTATCTACGCAGTAAGTGAAGAAGATGACGCTAAAAAAATATCAGAAAAGCTGGGGTACATAACTACAAAATCCAAAGGCTCAAGTAAAACTAGCGGTAAAGCCACATCACGAAGTAACTCAGAAAGTGAGGCTCAGCGTGCATTAGTTCTGCCACAGGAACTAGGTACTCTCGCTTTTTCAGAGGAAATGATAATCCTCAAGGGTGAGAATCCTGTAAAAGCAGAAAAAGCACTCTACTATCTCGATCCATATTTTATGGACAGATTGATGTTAGTTAGCCCGAAGCTGACAGCGCTTACAGCAAGCATCAATAAAACTAATAACATCTTTGGTGTTAAAGGAATCAAATACCCATCGAAAGAAAAAATGCTTTCAGTCGGTGAACTTGAATCAGAGGTTTTACTATGA
- a CDS encoding cag pathogenicity island Cag12 family protein, with the protein MKKIILLAAVIMSGCSSPPEPPQVDWGNKPESMNSQLPSWQPTNRVIKSEKVTSTWMKVVRNFLPENRLYDDSVFYAVAHSPEIIVEASNGSDFFTAKKWLRNNGAYGVIQYRYKSNGFGVRSTNIYFERG; encoded by the coding sequence ATGAAGAAAATAATTTTGTTGGCTGCTGTCATAATGTCAGGTTGCTCTTCTCCGCCCGAACCCCCGCAGGTTGACTGGGGTAACAAGCCCGAATCGATGAACTCTCAACTACCAAGTTGGCAACCTACCAATCGGGTTATTAAATCAGAAAAAGTCACTTCAACGTGGATGAAGGTGGTGCGCAATTTCTTACCTGAAAATCGCCTGTATGATGACTCAGTTTTCTATGCTGTAGCCCACTCACCAGAAATTATTGTTGAAGCAAGTAATGGCAGCGATTTTTTCACCGCAAAAAAATGGCTTCGAAATAATGGCGCGTATGGGGTTATTCAGTACAGGTATAAATCTAATGGCTTTGGTGTTCGTTCAACCAATATATATTTTGAAAGAGGGTGA